The following coding sequences are from one Coleofasciculus sp. FACHB-1120 window:
- a CDS encoding CsbD family protein has translation MSVEDRAKATGKNIEGKAQEALGNITGDPEDKAEGKAKQAEAQVSHTKEDVKDKAKDLVDNA, from the coding sequence ATGAGCGTTGAAGATAGAGCCAAAGCAACTGGCAAAAATATCGAAGGCAAAGCTCAAGAAGCGCTCGGCAACATAACTGGCGATCCAGAAGATAAAGCTGAAGGAAAAGCCAAGCAAGCTGAAGCCCAAGTAAGCCACACCAAAGAAGATGTGAAAGACAAAGCAAAAGATTTGGTTGATAACGCCTAA
- a CDS encoding MFS transporter, whose protein sequence is MKTANPDSLLVKITLLVTSTLTVMSGATIAPSLPAMRAYFSGVENVEYWVKLVLTVPALFIVIGAPISGLIVDRLGRKSLLVASTILYGFAGSSGFLLNSIGHILMGRAFLGLAVAGVMTSATTLIADYYIGQARASFMGLQAAFMAFGGVLFLSGGGFLADLNWRLPFLIYLSAFIILPFIVVLLYEPRRTNVEIDTVQESGGFASDSVLPITRPPFPIKLLTLIYGVALLMQVIFYLIPVQLPFYLQTLTKASATQSGLAIAFATLFSAFASMLYGRIKARLHFVSILALAFALIGIGYSIIGLGKSYEQVLIGLAVAGLGLGFLMPNLTVWLSAESPEALRGRLLGGLTTFLFLGQFLSPIVSQPVSQQVGLGSTYRLAGGLLLLLALIFQGMRRQIAVLTANPAQP, encoded by the coding sequence ATGAAAACGGCAAATCCCGATTCGCTTCTGGTTAAAATCACCTTACTGGTCACGAGTACCTTAACGGTGATGTCAGGCGCGACGATTGCGCCTTCACTTCCCGCGATGCGGGCTTACTTCTCTGGCGTCGAAAATGTGGAATATTGGGTCAAACTTGTCTTGACCGTTCCGGCATTATTTATTGTGATTGGCGCTCCCATTTCCGGGCTGATTGTAGATCGTTTGGGTCGCAAATCTTTACTGGTCGCTTCGACAATCCTCTACGGTTTTGCCGGGAGTTCTGGCTTTTTGTTGAATTCCATCGGGCACATCCTGATGGGTCGCGCTTTTCTGGGTCTGGCAGTAGCGGGGGTAATGACCAGCGCGACCACCCTGATTGCTGACTACTACATCGGTCAGGCACGCGCTAGCTTCATGGGTTTGCAAGCAGCATTTATGGCTTTTGGCGGCGTCTTATTTTTGTCAGGCGGCGGCTTTCTTGCTGACCTGAATTGGCGTCTGCCCTTTTTGATTTATCTTTCCGCCTTCATCATCCTTCCCTTTATCGTCGTTTTGCTCTATGAGCCAAGGCGCACTAATGTTGAGATAGACACAGTGCAAGAAAGCGGTGGCTTCGCCTCGGACTCCGTCCTACCCATCACTCGCCCACCCTTTCCCATCAAATTACTGACGCTGATTTACGGAGTGGCACTATTAATGCAGGTAATCTTCTACCTGATTCCCGTCCAGTTGCCGTTTTATCTCCAAACCCTAACCAAGGCTAGCGCGACGCAAAGTGGACTCGCGATCGCCTTTGCTACACTTTTTAGTGCCTTTGCATCCATGCTCTACGGACGCATCAAGGCACGCTTGCACTTCGTCAGCATCCTCGCCCTAGCCTTCGCACTCATCGGTATCGGCTATAGCATCATCGGCTTAGGGAAGAGCTACGAGCAGGTCTTAATCGGTCTAGCGGTGGCTGGTCTTGGGTTAGGCTTCCTGATGCCAAATCTGACCGTGTGGCTGTCTGCCGAGTCACCAGAGGCACTGCGCGGGCGTCTTCTAGGCGGACTCACCACCTTCTTATTCTTGGGTCAGTTTTTGTCTCCGATTGTTAGCCAACCAGTGAGTCAGCAGGTGGGTCTTGGCAGCACCTACAGGCTGGCAGGTGGGTTACTCCTGCTACTGGCGCTGATTTTTCAGGGGATGCGGCGGCAAATCGCCGTCTTGACTGCCAATCCCGCGCAACCTTAA
- a CDS encoding opioid growth factor receptor-related protein: protein MAKSSDKELVAKASPALVAFYLSQHPDSEGRMIDDIWLWNYDKLERIHDYIQWLFPLKDKSGYNPNALVLNDEIVQAFRTDPLLKTRLQKSFKIMLRFYGFKCNEGNINNILITKSDHYQDRKRTWIEPLNHNYLRIARILKCLTTLGLENYAQAFFKCLDNIYSEESQKIGPDTYAFWKRAIEMS from the coding sequence ATGGCAAAATCATCTGACAAGGAATTGGTTGCTAAAGCCTCCCCGGCTCTTGTGGCTTTCTATCTTAGTCAACATCCCGATTCCGAAGGACGGATGATCGATGATATCTGGTTATGGAACTACGATAAACTTGAGCGGATTCATGACTACATTCAGTGGCTTTTTCCCCTGAAAGACAAAAGTGGCTACAACCCTAATGCACTAGTTCTCAATGATGAAATTGTTCAAGCTTTTCGGACAGACCCTCTACTCAAAACACGTCTGCAAAAGTCATTTAAAATAATGCTCAGGTTTTATGGATTTAAATGCAATGAAGGAAATATCAACAATATTTTAATAACAAAATCTGACCATTATCAAGATAGAAAACGGACTTGGATTGAGCCTCTGAATCATAATTACCTTCGGATTGCCCGAATTTTAAAATGTTTGACAACTCTAGGGTTGGAAAATTACGCTCAAGCTTTTTTCAAGTGTTTAGATAATATCTACTCAGAAGAAAGTCAAAAAATTGGGCCTGATACTTATGCTTTTTGGAAAAGGGCAATTGAGATGAGTTAA
- a CDS encoding DUF3891 family protein encodes MIYRKEPEGLIAIAQLAHAWVSGQLAQAWGNEYFGKLEPREEVCLGAEQHDIGWLSWERTPTFNPKTGLPHSFTELPRKTHIDIWSKAGQFAIAQGRYPALLASLHGTRLYEHYDSSNDSPEDIQLVQDFLGREQAFQKELIDSLRNDPNYAPYSTPEAIARNRQLVGIWDCLSLILCMKLSKERSVDKVPTADGEITLKLTPLAGDPTQVAMSPWPFSENAVTLVCEGRYLSETFPDEETMRNAIAKAPWVTIKTHLHPV; translated from the coding sequence ATGATATATCGCAAAGAACCAGAGGGGCTAATAGCGATCGCGCAGCTTGCCCATGCGTGGGTATCGGGTCAATTGGCGCAAGCTTGGGGAAATGAATATTTTGGGAAGTTGGAACCTAGAGAAGAGGTTTGCTTAGGTGCCGAGCAACATGATATTGGCTGGCTGTCCTGGGAAAGGACGCCCACCTTCAACCCAAAAACAGGTTTGCCGCACAGTTTCACGGAATTACCGAGAAAAACCCATATAGATATTTGGTCAAAAGCCGGACAATTCGCGATCGCCCAAGGAAGATATCCAGCGCTGTTGGCTTCGCTGCATGGCACGCGCCTCTATGAGCATTACGACTCTAGCAACGACTCCCCAGAAGATATCCAGCTTGTGCAGGACTTCCTGGGGCGTGAACAGGCTTTCCAGAAGGAATTAATTGACTCCCTCCGCAACGATCCGAACTACGCACCCTACAGCACACCAGAAGCGATCGCCCGAAATCGGCAGTTAGTGGGAATCTGGGATTGCTTATCCCTAATCCTGTGCATGAAGCTGAGTAAAGAGCGTTCTGTGGATAAGGTTCCCACGGCTGACGGCGAAATTACCCTGAAGCTGACGCCACTAGCAGGCGATCCAACCCAGGTTGCGATGAGTCCTTGGCCTTTTTCCGAGAATGCGGTGACGCTGGTTTGCGAAGGACGCTATCTATCAGAAACCTTCCCAGATGAGGAAACGATGCGGAACGCGATCGCGAAAGCCCCTTGGGTGACGATTAAAACTCACCTGCATCCCGTGTAA
- a CDS encoding alpha/beta fold hydrolase, with product MTTQQLKTGSTFEKLNWTWRGYRIQYTVMGTGRPLVLIHGFGASIGHWRKNMPVLAAEGYRVFALDLLGFGGSDKPALDYNLQLWEELLKDFWKTHIQEPTVFVGNSIGALLSLMVVVNSPEISAGGVLINCAGGLNHRPDELNFPLRLVMGAFTKLVSSKVAGPFLFNRIRQKDRLRRTLRQVYVNPEAITDELVDMLYDPSCDTGAQQVFASILTAPPGPSPAELLPKIQHPLLVLWGEDDPWTPIKGATIYKELSENGQPVKVVGIPKTGHCPHDERPDVVNPLILDWLAQLSSQ from the coding sequence GTGACGACTCAGCAGCTAAAAACAGGAAGCACTTTTGAAAAACTCAACTGGACTTGGCGCGGCTACCGGATTCAGTACACAGTCATGGGCACGGGTCGCCCTCTGGTGCTGATTCACGGCTTTGGCGCTTCCATTGGACACTGGCGCAAGAATATGCCAGTCCTCGCCGCTGAGGGCTACCGAGTATTTGCCCTAGATTTACTCGGATTCGGCGGTTCGGACAAGCCAGCCCTCGATTACAATCTCCAGTTGTGGGAAGAATTGCTCAAGGATTTCTGGAAAACTCATATTCAGGAACCAACCGTCTTTGTCGGCAACTCGATTGGGGCATTACTCAGCTTGATGGTAGTGGTGAATTCTCCAGAAATTTCCGCCGGTGGCGTGCTGATTAACTGTGCCGGGGGCTTGAATCATCGCCCCGATGAGCTGAATTTCCCTCTGCGGCTGGTGATGGGAGCCTTCACCAAGCTGGTCAGTTCCAAAGTCGCTGGCCCGTTCCTATTTAACCGCATCCGTCAGAAAGATCGTCTCCGTCGCACACTCAGACAGGTCTACGTGAACCCTGAAGCCATCACGGATGAACTGGTGGATATGCTTTACGATCCTTCCTGCGACACCGGCGCTCAGCAGGTTTTTGCCTCAATTCTCACGGCACCCCCTGGCCCTAGCCCAGCTGAGTTGTTGCCAAAAATACAACACCCGCTGCTGGTACTTTGGGGAGAAGATGACCCCTGGACGCCAATTAAGGGTGCGACGATTTATAAAGAGCTAAGTGAGAATGGGCAACCCGTGAAAGTTGTTGGCATTCCCAAAACGGGTCACTGTCCCCATGATGAACGTCCGGACGTGGTGAATCCTTTGATTTTGGATTGGTTGGCTCAGCTGAGCAGTCAATAA
- a CDS encoding S-layer homology domain-containing protein: protein MKRSSLVFLGSLVFAAAGLSMTTVAPAIAQVGQTTGNLPLSGRNLLSQAEDDTTQLPTSVAEAVLKDAAQRTGVQTSDLSILQVAKQNWSDGCLELAEAGTSCTQAIVPGWLVLVASAKEQGFWVYRTNESGSLVKWDETATQTLTARLRSESTTTGQQTTTRRTETTEQRSTVRTEQRSTVAMTESAGNFSLAVLQPAGSLTEVITRVSVKSKQGNSYSQEQYLGDFRYKIKQKAKFVKGVNPGDRVVVRLYDQNRLIGYSEFECLSENAAVNLILSENPSETRVVRTVYGIDADMDGNIDSGTTAYNYYTQIDSQERVTFLSSVEQINVSQFQSSEISTSAATSVYSSSFTSGESMLAGETMSVYSSGMAALLTSAPGQLVQVIGVEAENATYEVSQLLARYANVGVTRNIQTSFPDVPQGYWAKDFIAQLAELEIIEGFPDGRFRPDQPVTRAQFAAMLRKAFEMNKVRNAIAFRDVSSDYWAYSAIQEAYEMGFLGAVSSNAFNPTQKLSRLDILVALAKGMNYSSASTTTQTLLQVYSDAASIPSDVRSLVAAATERGLVVNYPNVQSLKPNQVATRAEVCAFLYQALVSTGKAQNIASPYVAGEGAKPPTVREVDTPKPENVPGDNREVEGNERTNQRQNCNQGVGNGSEGCDPGNSNRNQPSNDEGAGAAPGSPGRQGR, encoded by the coding sequence ATGAAGCGAAGTTCCTTGGTATTTTTAGGCAGCCTGGTGTTTGCGGCTGCCGGTTTAAGTATGACAACGGTTGCCCCTGCGATCGCGCAAGTTGGACAAACAACTGGCAATCTGCCCTTATCGGGTCGAAATCTGCTCAGCCAAGCAGAAGACGATACCACTCAGCTGCCAACATCGGTTGCTGAAGCTGTTTTAAAGGATGCGGCTCAACGGACAGGAGTGCAAACTTCTGACTTAAGCATCCTTCAGGTGGCGAAGCAAAATTGGTCAGATGGTTGTCTGGAGTTGGCAGAAGCGGGTACTTCCTGCACTCAGGCAATAGTTCCCGGCTGGCTGGTGCTGGTCGCTAGCGCCAAAGAACAAGGATTTTGGGTTTATCGCACCAACGAATCGGGTTCGCTAGTGAAGTGGGATGAAACAGCGACCCAAACCTTGACGGCTCGACTCCGGTCGGAAAGTACCACCACTGGGCAACAGACAACAACCCGTCGCACGGAAACCACCGAGCAAAGGAGTACCGTCCGCACAGAACAGCGGTCTACGGTGGCAATGACCGAATCCGCAGGCAACTTTAGTCTTGCCGTTCTGCAACCCGCAGGCAGCCTCACAGAGGTGATTACTCGCGTATCGGTGAAGTCGAAACAAGGCAACAGCTATTCCCAAGAGCAGTATCTTGGCGACTTCAGATACAAAATCAAGCAAAAAGCGAAGTTTGTCAAAGGTGTGAATCCGGGCGATCGCGTGGTCGTGCGTCTATACGACCAAAATCGCTTGATTGGGTACAGCGAGTTTGAATGCTTGTCTGAAAACGCCGCCGTTAACCTAATTTTGTCAGAAAATCCGTCTGAAACCCGTGTAGTGCGGACTGTGTACGGCATTGATGCCGACATGGATGGCAACATCGACAGCGGTACCACCGCCTACAACTACTACACCCAAATCGACTCTCAGGAACGGGTAACATTCCTGAGCAGCGTCGAGCAAATTAACGTCAGCCAGTTCCAATCGAGCGAGATTTCGACTTCGGCGGCGACTAGCGTTTATTCCAGCTCATTTACTAGCGGTGAATCAATGCTGGCGGGTGAGACGATGAGCGTTTACAGTTCAGGAATGGCTGCCTTATTGACATCAGCTCCCGGTCAGTTGGTGCAGGTGATTGGGGTAGAAGCCGAGAACGCGACCTACGAAGTCAGCCAGCTGCTGGCAAGATATGCAAACGTGGGAGTCACTCGAAACATCCAGACGAGTTTTCCCGATGTTCCGCAGGGATACTGGGCAAAAGATTTTATCGCCCAACTGGCGGAGTTAGAAATTATCGAAGGCTTCCCCGATGGCCGATTCCGACCGGATCAGCCGGTGACTCGCGCCCAGTTTGCGGCGATGCTGCGGAAAGCGTTTGAGATGAATAAAGTGCGGAATGCGATCGCCTTCCGCGATGTCTCCTCTGATTACTGGGCGTACAGTGCTATCCAAGAAGCCTATGAAATGGGCTTTTTAGGCGCTGTTTCCAGCAATGCATTCAACCCCACCCAAAAGCTTTCTCGTCTGGATATCTTAGTGGCATTGGCAAAGGGAATGAACTACTCTTCTGCCAGTACCACCACCCAGACGCTACTGCAAGTTTACAGCGATGCCGCTAGCATCCCTAGCGACGTCCGCAGTTTGGTTGCGGCGGCGACAGAACGGGGTCTGGTGGTGAACTATCCCAATGTCCAGTCACTCAAACCCAATCAAGTTGCCACCCGTGCAGAGGTGTGTGCTTTCCTCTACCAAGCCTTAGTCAGCACTGGGAAGGCTCAGAACATCGCCTCGCCATACGTGGCGGGAGAAGGTGCGAAACCCCCCACAGTGCGCGAAGTTGATACTCCCAAGCCAGAAAACGTCCCTGGCGATAACCGTGAGGTAGAGGGGAACGAACGCACGAATCAGCGTCAGAATTGCAACCAAGGGGTCGGTAATGGGTCAGAAGGTTGCGATCCGGGCAATTCCAATCGGAACCAGCCCAGTAACGACGAAGGAGCAGGCGCAGCGCCTGGCAGTCCGGGTCGTCAGGGTCGGTAA
- a CDS encoding mechanosensitive ion channel family protein: MKQWIVPIAFILSGFLVGIIFDKFFLPRLKRIAVKTRLPGNEIVFHSLRGIPKIWFIVAGFYGAIFTLQLNQVIPDRISGIFQNILTVIFLYSVTLVLARLTASFVTIFGQRTPGVSASLLSNLAKIVVLVLGILMILQTLGISITPILATLGIGGLAVALAFQDTLSNLFSGLYLIISGQVRTGDYVKLETGQEGYVTDITWRNTVIRELPNNLVVVPNTKLASAIFTNYHLPVKEITLPIQVGVSYDSDLEHVEEITVEVAKEVMQELAADISDFEPFILYQNFGEFSINFTVFLRVNEFLNQRIAKHKFIKKLHRRYQQEEITIPFPSREVYVNQKGNNIAND, encoded by the coding sequence ATGAAGCAATGGATTGTCCCGATTGCCTTTATTCTTAGCGGATTTCTGGTGGGGATAATTTTTGATAAATTTTTTCTTCCCAGACTCAAAAGAATAGCTGTTAAAACTCGGTTGCCAGGGAATGAAATCGTTTTTCATTCCCTGCGTGGCATCCCCAAAATTTGGTTTATTGTTGCTGGCTTTTACGGAGCCATTTTTACCCTTCAACTAAATCAGGTTATTCCTGACCGGATTTCTGGCATTTTTCAGAATATTCTGACTGTTATTTTCCTCTATTCTGTCACCTTAGTTTTAGCCAGACTGACGGCGAGTTTTGTTACGATATTTGGCCAAAGAACACCCGGAGTTTCAGCTTCATTACTATCTAACCTAGCCAAAATTGTCGTTCTGGTTTTGGGAATCTTGATGATCTTGCAAACGCTAGGGATTTCCATTACACCTATTTTGGCAACCTTGGGAATTGGCGGTTTGGCCGTTGCTTTGGCATTTCAGGATACCCTATCTAACTTATTTTCAGGATTATATTTGATTATTTCTGGACAAGTCAGAACTGGCGACTATGTAAAACTAGAGACGGGACAAGAAGGTTACGTTACCGATATCACTTGGCGGAATACGGTGATTAGAGAACTGCCAAATAATCTAGTCGTTGTGCCTAATACAAAACTGGCTTCTGCCATTTTTACGAATTACCATTTACCAGTGAAAGAAATAACTTTACCAATTCAAGTAGGTGTTAGTTACGATAGCGACTTGGAACACGTTGAAGAAATAACGGTTGAAGTTGCTAAGGAAGTAATGCAAGAATTAGCAGCCGATATTTCTGATTTTGAGCCTTTTATCTTATATCAAAACTTTGGAGAATTTAGTATTAATTTTACAGTGTTTCTTAGAGTTAATGAATTTCTAAACCAACGAATTGCCAAGCATAAATTTATCAAAAAATTACACCGACGCTATCAACAAGAAGAAATTACTATCCCTTTTCCAAGTAGAGAAGTTTATGTAAACCAGAAGGGAAATAATATTGCTAATGACTAA
- a CDS encoding histone deacetylase yields MDLPIIYHPDYVAPLPAGHRFPMPKFSKLYEMLLGDRVAHPEQIHPPEPPPPEWIELVHTPEYVRAYREGTLDAKAQRRIGLPWSPALANRTCVAVGGTILTAKLALTHGLACNTAGGTHHAFPSYGSGFCIFNDLAIAARVLQHLGLVRQILIVDLDVHQGDGTAVIFQEDSSVFTFSMHCEVNFPGTKQQSDLDVPLPIGMEDDAYLQTLAKYLPDLLSQVKPDLVLYDAGVDPHAGDRLGKLALTDTGIFRREMQVLSTCVALGYPVACVIGGGYADDLDSLVYRHSLLHRAATTVYHQYQL; encoded by the coding sequence ATGGACTTGCCAATTATTTACCACCCGGATTATGTCGCACCTCTCCCCGCAGGGCATCGCTTCCCCATGCCCAAATTCAGCAAACTCTACGAAATGCTCTTAGGCGATCGCGTAGCGCATCCAGAGCAAATTCATCCGCCCGAACCTCCTCCGCCAGAGTGGATAGAACTGGTTCACACCCCAGAATATGTCCGAGCATACCGTGAAGGCACCCTCGACGCCAAAGCTCAGCGACGAATCGGATTACCCTGGAGTCCCGCCCTGGCAAATCGTACCTGCGTGGCAGTGGGCGGGACGATTCTTACTGCTAAACTGGCACTCACTCACGGTTTAGCTTGCAATACTGCGGGTGGCACTCATCACGCCTTTCCCAGTTATGGTTCGGGTTTCTGTATTTTCAACGATTTAGCCATTGCTGCCCGTGTGCTTCAACATCTGGGATTGGTGCGCCAAATCTTGATCGTGGATTTAGATGTCCATCAAGGAGACGGTACCGCCGTGATTTTCCAAGAAGATAGTAGCGTCTTCACCTTCTCAATGCACTGCGAAGTTAACTTTCCCGGAACCAAACAACAAAGTGACTTAGATGTTCCTCTCCCGATTGGGATGGAAGATGACGCCTATCTGCAAACCTTGGCAAAATATCTCCCAGATTTGCTCTCACAAGTCAAGCCGGATCTCGTTTTATACGATGCTGGCGTCGATCCTCATGCTGGCGATCGCTTGGGCAAACTCGCCCTCACTGACACCGGAATCTTCCGTCGGGAGATGCAAGTTTTGAGTACTTGTGTGGCACTTGGCTACCCAGTCGCCTGCGTGATTGGCGGGGGTTATGCTGACGATCTTGACTCCCTCGTTTATCGGCACTCCTTGCTACATCGAGCCGCCACTACTGTCTATCATCAGTACCAACTTTGA
- the gshA gene encoding glutamate--cysteine ligase: MLSKGFEIEMYTGTPNGDIVGLSDRIVADLDGFMREPDSRNVEYITEPFYCYDRLLCALLRPRRELREYLKRLGNYTLIPGSTLSLGGSDRFWRSDPSNPYHDYIENTYGTKVVTASVHINIGISDPETLMRAIRLVRLEAPLYLALSASSPFLDGKATGYHSTRWGLFPKTPARVPLFESHAHFIQWTEAQLAAGTMQNVRHLWSSVRPNGNQRPYDLNRLELRICDLIIDPVALLAVTALLEARLLQLINDPSLDPLEMSQLSSEDLVTLTDANEDAAARQSLDATLRHWQDGRPILARDWIEEITGEVWDISKQMGFRCFLSPLKKILREGNSAQRWLNLQNQGFDTPSVMIDAIQAVADQERELEDKLCQSLVA, encoded by the coding sequence TTGCTATCAAAAGGCTTTGAAATTGAAATGTATACCGGCACCCCCAATGGTGACATTGTGGGTTTATCCGATCGGATTGTGGCAGACCTAGACGGGTTCATGCGGGAGCCGGATAGCCGCAACGTGGAATATATCACAGAACCCTTTTATTGTTACGACCGATTATTGTGTGCCTTGCTACGCCCTAGACGGGAACTCCGAGAGTATCTAAAACGCTTGGGAAATTACACCCTGATTCCGGGGAGTACGCTGTCTTTAGGAGGAAGCGATCGCTTCTGGCGATCTGACCCCAGCAATCCTTACCACGACTACATTGAGAACACTTACGGCACCAAAGTTGTCACCGCCAGCGTTCACATCAACATCGGCATCAGCGATCCTGAAACCCTAATGCGGGCGATTCGCCTTGTCCGCCTAGAAGCACCCTTATACCTTGCCCTCAGTGCTTCTTCCCCGTTTTTGGATGGTAAAGCCACTGGCTATCACTCGACTCGCTGGGGATTGTTTCCAAAAACCCCAGCCCGCGTTCCCTTATTTGAAAGTCACGCCCACTTTATCCAGTGGACAGAAGCCCAATTAGCCGCCGGGACAATGCAAAATGTCCGCCACCTTTGGTCATCCGTGCGACCGAATGGCAACCAGCGCCCCTACGACCTCAACCGCCTAGAACTGAGAATTTGTGACCTTATCATCGATCCAGTTGCCTTGCTGGCGGTTACAGCCTTGCTAGAAGCCCGACTTTTGCAGCTGATTAATGACCCCAGCCTCGATCCGTTGGAAATGAGTCAATTGTCTTCAGAAGATTTAGTTACCCTAACCGACGCCAACGAAGACGCTGCCGCCCGTCAAAGTTTGGATGCAACTCTGAGACATTGGCAAGACGGCAGACCAATTCTGGCGCGAGATTGGATTGAAGAAATAACCGGCGAAGTTTGGGATATTTCTAAACAGATGGGCTTTCGTTGTTTCTTGTCACCCCTGAAAAAAATTCTCCGAGAGGGGAATTCTGCTCAGCGGTGGTTAAATCTCCAAAACCAAGGTTTTGACACTCCCAGCGTGATGATTGATGCCATTCAAGCGGTGGCAGACCAAGAGCGGGAACTGGAAGACAAATTGTGCCAGAGCTTAGTTGCCTAG
- a CDS encoding tRNA (cytidine(34)-2'-O)-methyltransferase yields the protein MPFVVLYKPQIPPNTGNIARTCAATGTELHLVGPLGFEISDRSLKRAGLDYWPYVNLHYHIGLEDFQEFHQQRGGRWIGFSVSGSRNYLQFEFQEDDWLLFGSETTGLPPEVLALCANTVYIPMSQPHVRSLNLSVSAAVGLFEARRQLGILSG from the coding sequence ATGCCGTTTGTTGTTCTCTACAAGCCGCAAATTCCGCCAAACACCGGCAATATTGCCCGTACCTGTGCTGCCACGGGGACGGAATTGCATTTAGTCGGGCCATTGGGTTTTGAAATTAGCGATCGCTCTCTGAAACGTGCTGGTCTGGATTACTGGCCCTACGTCAATCTCCACTACCACATTGGTTTAGAGGATTTTCAGGAGTTCCATCAGCAGCGAGGGGGACGATGGATTGGCTTTAGTGTTTCGGGAAGCCGTAACTACCTTCAGTTCGAGTTCCAGGAGGATGACTGGCTATTGTTTGGCAGCGAAACAACTGGACTCCCCCCAGAAGTTCTCGCCCTCTGTGCCAATACTGTCTATATTCCGATGTCACAGCCCCACGTTCGGAGCCTGAACCTTTCGGTTAGTGCCGCAGTCGGGTTATTTGAAGCCCGCCGCCAACTAGGGATTTTGTCCGGCTGA